From Calditrichota bacterium, one genomic window encodes:
- the rnhA gene encoding ribonuclease HI: protein MKKIQIYTDGACSGNPGPGGYGTILKYGEHYKELSQGYKWTTNNRMEMRAMIAAIESLKEPCELDIYSDSKYIVDAVNQGWAKNWRAKGWKRNKKDKALNPDLWGTLLDLLDKHTYKISWVKGHAGHFENERCDDLAVEACSSSDLIVDEGFSG, encoded by the coding sequence ATGAAGAAAATTCAAATTTACACGGATGGTGCCTGCTCAGGAAATCCCGGGCCAGGTGGTTATGGTACAATTTTAAAATATGGTGAACATTACAAAGAACTCTCTCAAGGTTATAAGTGGACTACAAATAACCGAATGGAAATGCGTGCAATGATTGCCGCAATCGAGTCTTTAAAGGAGCCATGTGAGCTTGATATTTATTCCGATTCAAAATATATCGTTGATGCAGTAAACCAGGGCTGGGCAAAAAACTGGCGTGCAAAAGGCTGGAAGAGAAATAAAAAAGACAAAGCCTTAAATCCGGACTTATGGGGAACTCTTCTTGACTTGCTCGATAAACACACCTATAAAATTTCCTGGGTAAAAGGACATGCCGGACATTTTGAAAATGAGCGGTGCGATGATCTTGCAGTTGAAGCTTGCAGTTCTTCTGATCTGATTGTAGATGAAGGATTTAGCGGATAA